Within the Tursiops truncatus isolate mTurTru1 chromosome 12, mTurTru1.mat.Y, whole genome shotgun sequence genome, the region TCGTCGTAAattcttcttgcttttcttaGTACCAGGCAAAGGACCCATTTTATAACTGGCTTTTAGGGGCTTGCCATTTGAACAGTCTTCAGTGGTATGATAATTACACAGGCACCTTGTGCAATAATCAAATCCACAGCCCTCTCGTTTACAGGTTGCCCGTTGTAAATAACAATCGTATTTTGCAGGTGAATTACAGCGAATACAGGCTTTGAGGCtctcattctttttcaaagttcTGGCAgcctagaaagaagaaaatccataaACAAATTTTAGTAAGGACTGAATGTAATTTAGTTACTCAAAACAAGTGCACCTCTGTGCCTTCCCCAATACATGTATAAAGCACTAATGTCACAACTCCCGCCTTTAAGGAGCTTTCTGTTCAACAGGTGAGAAACCACTGTCAACTGATCCAGTGGCTATTTCCTAATGCTACAAACATGCTCTTATTCATAAATGCTACTCACACATCAATGCAGAACTTAAACGTCACCTTTTCTGTGAAATCTTCCTGGAGTCACTCAGGAGTTGGTTGCTCCTTCACCTCTagttctacttttttaaaaacacctatCACATTATATGGCATTTATCTTTATATTGCTATGAAGGTTACCATGTTTCCATATCTATGCAGTGCCTGATAAAATTGACTTGCTTAGCTCTCTTCATCAGTTATTAAAGGCAGTAATTGTGAAACGTAGTATTTaacagttttataaataaaacttcaaaatcaAGGTTTTTCCTTATTCTCTTTGTGTTTCCAAATTAGATCTCAACAACATTGAACTGTCATAAACAATGCCAAATGATATCTATTATTTTCGGCCTAGAAAGACATCTCTGTGTACTTCCCTAATTTGATTAGTTGAGTTATAAATGGTTTTCTTACTCTAAATCCTTTTAACAATAAATGTCCCATATGCTTCtaatttattaataaacaaaaaattacctCAGAGAATTCACTGTGTCGACTGTAAGTAGAACCTTTCTGATCACCTGGATCAGGTAACTTGGTTCGAGCTTCTTTTTTGGGGAGAGTCTGGGTGGCTGACTTTTGCACAGATACTAATGGGGTTCTGAATAAAACATAGTCTCTGGTTGAAGCGTGTGGTGAAAACTTAATGttcttttcctaattaaaaaaaaaagttttaataggattaaaaaatattctcctatattCTCAACAATCaggaatttttattatgtttgtacATGTTGTACATGTAAAAGGGGCAAATGAGAATATAAAGGATGTATTCCTGCATCCAAATTACCTGCATGTGCTTAAACACAGCCACCCACAAATATTCACACATTTAAGGCCTAACAACTAAGCTGTTGAGTGAAACTGCAAATCAGAAATTGTGAGAAAGCGCTTTACACTCTTAGTATGTAGCATTTAATACATGATTTATAAAGCACTACCACTAGAACAAAAGGTCATTCTCCCCATCCACCAGTAGATGGCAACAGTCACTGTTTAAGTGTCCCCTCAGTGCTATGAATGGATCCAAAACAATCTTTTGGAATAGAAAAGTTTCCATTAACACCAGCTTATACATAAAGAAACTGAACTTGGAGAATTTAAGCAATGCTTGTCTAAAGCTATACAGCTAGTAAGCAGCAGCACCAAAATCTGGACCTAAGTCGGCCAACTCCTAGGCCTGAAATTTTAATCATGTGTTGATCTTTATTCTCAGAAACATCTCCGAAGTTACTAAGTATTTGGTAAAGTAAATGAATTCCTTTCCTGCATTAAGAATCTTCAATATGTAGATAATTACTGTTTATTTGTTAACAGCTAAACTACAAATGGCAACCAAGCTATATGGTCAACTCTCACTGAGATCTGAGTAGTTTTCCCTTTATCTTCAGACATTTCCTTTCATGGAGAACCCAAGAAATAAACGACTGGGTTGGGATCCCATCCCCTTtatctttgaattattttaatgagTTATGAATGTAAAGGATTTCCAGATCATCTGTTATCCTTGCTATTTACCCCTCCAATTTCAAAGGTAAAGAGCACTagctgttatattttaaaattaaaacaattgcAAGACTTACGGTAATTCTTTGTATTGCATTATTGTACAACTGCAATGCCCCCTTATCATCTTCTAGAATCTTCTTCCAAGTTGTGCTCACTTTAGACACACTGGAAAAGTAAATGATTATAAAGGAAACAATTAAAGCACCACAGAGAGCTAAGATGACTATATTACAGAAACATTAACAGtgcaaaaaagaaatttctattagcagtgcttctcaaacccGGCTATACATTAGAACTGCCTGAGGTACGCACTTAAGATttaaggatggggcttccctggtggcgcagtggttgagattccgcctgccgacgcaggggacacgggttcgtgccccggtccaggaagattccacatgccacggagcggctgggcccaggagccatggccgctgagcctgcgcatccggagcctgtgctccgcaatgggagaggccacaacagtgagaaagaTTTAAGGATGGCCCATGCCTAGTCACTTGGGTTTAACTGATCTAAAATGGGGGCCAGGGCgctgtatttatttaaaagctcACCATCAAGTAATCCTAAGTGGATCCAGGCTTAGAACCACTACACTTTGTACTTCATTTTCTCACAATATCCACAAATATCAAATAAGAAGCCCCACTGTATATATGGCACcatcttggttatttattaacaTTAGACAAATTTCAAAGAACTTGAGGACACACTGCTATTAgtagaaatcaatttaaaaactcCATTTTGCTAACAAAAATGTTGTGAGGTTGATTATCCCTCAAGAAGCTagccaataataaaaatgaatcctTACTTATGTCTGTTTTGCTTCACCTATATTTCATGGACCAGTGTAAAGTAACACAAAGAGTACctctaaaaaattttttcaaaaagccAAAAATGAACCCAGTTGAGCTGGAAGCAATCTAATCCAATAGTCTGGATAATCATCTTAATTCTCAGTTACCTCATCCTAACAGGTTTTCTTTGGTGGAATGCAAAAGGGTGGTCAATATAAGGTTTCTAAGAAATAGTAATAATCAGACCCATTTGTGGGTATCTGTATTTTCATCACTCTCAAATTTGAAAATGGcctaaaaagaacagaaattatttcataCTTTCAAGTGTGACAAAAATCATAATGCCTATTGGAACTGTACACCAGACCTAGGCTCTTGTTTTATAGTTAAGACTAAAAGATGGAGTTTACGTATGAACAATTTCAGAACCAAAAGGAACAAAGATCCCAATCTCACAGAAATAGTTTTCTAATAGCATAAATATGAAATTTGAAATAACTGGATTAAatgcatactttaaaaattatctttctttcctcctaGTGACACATAAGTAGTAAAATACCAGCAACCAGACAAAAGTCatcacttcaattaaaaacagtGCACGACTACCGTACTATGTCTTTGCATGAGTTGGTGGTACTGAGCCATCTAACAAAAATGTTCATGGATTACATTAATGACCACAAAGCAACAATACTTACTTGATTAAGTCCATATCACTGAGCTGTGTCAAAATATTTCCTAAGAGATGTTTGAGTCCCCTTCGAAAGAGTTCACTGAGAATATCTACACAGTCTAGGCCCATTTTCCTGCCAATTATATTCTGTAGTCTAAAATTTCCACTGGATATAAATTCCTTGAGCTTCTCCCAATCTATTTTAGGATTtcgtttacaatttttttttaatgttgaacaaaccactttttcaaaatgaagagCCGGCAGCAAGTTTTTGTTGGGATATTGGTCTGGGCTTTGTGTCCGTAGCAGGCAAGATTGTGGACTGTCACTGAAATTTTCCACCAGGGGAAGGCTACTGTCTTCATGTTCATTGAGGCCACTTTGCTGggaaaatgaagagtagccactgtCTTCATAAGGTCCGCTGGTCTCTAGTTCTTCTATGTCATTTGAACTATTAAGTGTTTGCTGTACATGTAGATTTTCCTTATTATGCAAGGGCTTGCTCTCAGTTTCAAGTTCTACAATCCTGGGGCTCACAATCGGTGACCCAATATCTGATAACCTTTCATAGTCTTTAATGAAGTCTTTATAAGAACCTTCCAAATTCGCAGTAGTGTCGGAACCTTGTCTTCTACTGTCATCAGGCTTTACCGGTTTAATTCCAGAATGAACATGGTTATAGTTAAAATCACACTTCATTTTGACAGAGACAGTGGAACTTTCTTCTTTACAACCTACAAAAAGAACATAACATATTTACTTCCTAATGGCAAAATTTCCACATATCCCTACTTCTAAATTTGGGATATAGAGACTTAATTACTTTGCATTCTCTCAGCACTGGGTACTGCCTATGTAGCTGTGAAATTGTCCAAGTTTAATATGAGAAAACATTACTAAAACCTTATAAAAGTATATACATCTTACTCTTGAGGGGGTACCTTCAGTACAGACTGCTTTTAAATCTGTATAACTCTACCATCTGACTTTTAGAGTCATATCTGAGTGGAAAGTAGTGACAAAAGGgactatttaataaatatctgtgcTTATGGAACAAATAAGGAAATGTGATGCACCATGAACGGGGTATGAGATAAGAAATATCCTTATAGAAATCAAATACTTCTAGAGAAATATGGTCAAGACAGTGGAGGAGGGGAATGCCAAAATAGTTTTGATAAAAGTAGCaaaaaaatttgtatatttaaatgttaGTTTAGCAATTATTATAAGCCTTACAATAATGAATCAAGAAATCTATAGGTAGCTTGGAGAAAGGACTGAAAAGGCAATAAATTTAATCATTTGAATGTTAACCATACTACTGAgtttttgggccagataattttgctgggggctgtcctgtgcactgtagtaTGTTTAGCAACTTTTAGCCATTTGATGCCATTAGCAGCCACTATTCCCCAGTCAGGACAATAAAAAATGTCTCCAGTAACCACTTATTAGAGTGTGGGGAAGCCAGCAGAGGCCAAATTTCCCCCATTCCTtaggtgagaaccactgctttaaaggATGATTAGAATTTCTGTCAGGCAGTAGAGACTGGGAAGGAATGGGTTCAAGAAAATTGCTTAGCATTTCTGAAGGCAGAGTATATGGGTGGTATGCGCTTCTAATGTACTCCCCCATCTACTATACCCCCTGCAAACCAATCACAGGTAGGTAAAAATCTACCCTATAAGTAAACGTAGGTACGTAAGTACAGCATCCGTTCAtattaattttactgtttttacttAGAACCTCCAAGTACTAAAGGACACCTTGATAGCAAGTAACCTTGTAGGTAGAGACACTCTTTTAATTAGGTTTAAACTAAGAGTTCAGGGgcataaaagtaaataaacccCCAATTAACCCTAACTCTAGAACAAATTATACTGAGTGGTTCTCTTCTACTCAGAAGAGTAAAAAATTccaagagatttttatttttgcctcaaGTAAAGAATTAAGTATGATTTACACAAGAGTACATTTTATCTGAGAGGATAAAAAAGAAGCCACCAACAA harbors:
- the FBXO5 gene encoding F-box only protein 5 isoform X2 translates to MRGCKEESSTVSVKMKCDFNYNHVHSGIKPVKPDDSRRQGSDTTANLEGSYKDFIKDYERLSDIGSPIVSPRIVELETESKPLHNKENLHVQQTLNSSNDIEELETSGPYEDSGYSSFSQQSGLNEHEDSSLPLVENFSDSPQSCLLRTQSPDQYPNKNLLPALHFEKVVCSTLKKNCKRNPKIDWEKLKEFISSGNFRLQNIIGRKMGLDCVDILSELFRRGLKHLLGNILTQLSDMDLINVSKVSTTWKKILEDDKGALQLYNNAIQRITEKNIKFSPHASTRDYVLFRTPLVSVQKSATQTLPKKEARTKLPDPGDQKGSTYSRHSEFSEAARTLKKNESLKACIRCNSPAKYDCYLQRATCKREGCGFDYCTRCLCNYHTTEDCSNGKPLKASYKMGPLPGTKKSKKNLRRL
- the FBXO5 gene encoding F-box only protein 5 isoform X1, whose protein sequence is MSRCPCSCSPRPPSGSCRCSYGVLTAAGRPRSLDGCKEESSTVSVKMKCDFNYNHVHSGIKPVKPDDSRRQGSDTTANLEGSYKDFIKDYERLSDIGSPIVSPRIVELETESKPLHNKENLHVQQTLNSSNDIEELETSGPYEDSGYSSFSQQSGLNEHEDSSLPLVENFSDSPQSCLLRTQSPDQYPNKNLLPALHFEKVVCSTLKKNCKRNPKIDWEKLKEFISSGNFRLQNIIGRKMGLDCVDILSELFRRGLKHLLGNILTQLSDMDLINVSKVSTTWKKILEDDKGALQLYNNAIQRITEKNIKFSPHASTRDYVLFRTPLVSVQKSATQTLPKKEARTKLPDPGDQKGSTYSRHSEFSEAARTLKKNESLKACIRCNSPAKYDCYLQRATCKREGCGFDYCTRCLCNYHTTEDCSNGKPLKASYKMGPLPGTKKSKKNLRRL
- the FBXO5 gene encoding F-box only protein 5 isoform X3, with the protein product MKCDFNYNHVHSGIKPVKPDDSRRQGSDTTANLEGSYKDFIKDYERLSDIGSPIVSPRIVELETESKPLHNKENLHVQQTLNSSNDIEELETSGPYEDSGYSSFSQQSGLNEHEDSSLPLVENFSDSPQSCLLRTQSPDQYPNKNLLPALHFEKVVCSTLKKNCKRNPKIDWEKLKEFISSGNFRLQNIIGRKMGLDCVDILSELFRRGLKHLLGNILTQLSDMDLINVSKVSTTWKKILEDDKGALQLYNNAIQRITEKNIKFSPHASTRDYVLFRTPLVSVQKSATQTLPKKEARTKLPDPGDQKGSTYSRHSEFSEAARTLKKNESLKACIRCNSPAKYDCYLQRATCKREGCGFDYCTRCLCNYHTTEDCSNGKPLKASYKMGPLPGTKKSKKNLRRL
- the FBXO5 gene encoding F-box only protein 5 isoform X4, with the protein product MSRCPCSCSPRPPSGSCRCSYGVLTAAGRPRSLDGCKEESSTVSVKMKCDFNYNHVHSGIKPVKPDDSRRQGSDTTANLEGSYKDFIKDYERLSDIGSPIVSPRIVELETESKPLHNKENLHVQQTLNSSNDIEELETSGPYEDSGYSSFSQQSGLNEHEDSSLPLVENFSDSPQSCLLRTQSPDQYPNKNLLPALHFEKVVCSTLKKNCKRNPKIDWEKLKEFISSGNFRLQNIIGRKMGLDCVDILSELFRRGLKHLLGNILTQLSDMDLINVSKVSTTWKKILEDDKGALQLYNNAIQRITAARTLKKNESLKACIRCNSPAKYDCYLQRATCKREGCGFDYCTRCLCNYHTTEDCSNGKPLKASYKMGPLPGTKKSKKNLRRL